From the genome of Nicotiana sylvestris chromosome 1, ASM39365v2, whole genome shotgun sequence:
TCAACATCTGAATGCTCAGACTCAACAGTGTGTGATGGCGAAATAATGGGTCTCGAGGTTGCTCCAGTGAAATCAATTTGCATTCTAGCAGGCTTTTGATGCTGAAAGTTGTTCAAATGGAATTCTTCCCTTCCACCATTGACAAGCTCTTGTAGGTTGTGTGCTGGGGGCGTCTGAGGACAATAGAGCTCCACTGGCTTTACCGGCTTCACATTACTGAATTGCGCCCAAGAAGCAGCATGTAAACCATTACGCCCGTTCATGAATGGCATCCTGTTACCGTTTGGGTAAATGTCCCATGGTCTCTCCTCCGCTTTCCTAACAGCAAGTTTTTCCCTAAAGTGGGTACCGGAATTTAAATCGTGCCCAAAAATCTTAGGAGTTCCATCTGGTCGCTCACTAAAAGCTGAGCGCGAAAAGGGGGAATTGTTTGCATCTTTTTTCTCAGTTACAACTGCTATACCTGCTGCTTGCTTAGCCCTAACAAGAAACGAAGAGAAGCAAGATTTTATAGATTGCAATAGCTCCAAACTTTCCGGTATCGATCTGACTGATCCCAATTCCACAACTCCAACATCAGTTGGGATCAAAACAATAGTTTGCATACCAGCTGACTTAGCTAGGAAAGATCTAGCACAATAATTTAGAGGGGACTTCAATGCATCTGATAACCACAAATGCTTACCCGAACCAAAACACTTCCCTGGACCTCCCTCTCCTCGAGGGAACGAAAAGTACATCGAGGCAAGGAAGAACATTTCAGTATCAGTGACCCTATCCAATCCAATAGCATAGTTATCTTCATCTGTTCCACCAAATAACATATGCAACTTCTGAAGGACCCTTTTCCTCATCCTTTGTTGAGCCCCATCCTCGAGGCGTAGATTAAATATCCTTTTAACTTCACACTCCTCTCCTTCCTTGGGTTCTCTGCAACAGCCATCCCCCCACCCTAGCACCAATTCCCCCGATTTAGACCGTGAAATTTGCCAAAAGATAGCATAATTCCAGCTAAAATTAGTGGCGTTTGGGCGTTCCACGAGCTCTGAAAGCTTATTCTGCAAATTCTGATCATTCCCTATTGCCATTAAAGAACATTCTGCTGAAACCGAGCTAGATATCAAATATTCAAAAGCTTCTTTTCCCAGTACAGCCGCCACCGTAGCCTTATCCTCATCACTCCACGACATATTCCCCGTACCCATCTTTACCTAGTACAAAAAAATCCCTTGAACTAAAAGCACTCTTAGGCCCCAAAAGAGATTTTCAAATTTATATTACAAGAACTGAAAAATACAATTCTTTTTTTCCCTTCAAAGCTTGAACCTTTAACACATTTTAGAACACCAATTAACCAATCTAAAGCAAAGCCATCTTAACTTGAAGAAAAACaattgatcttcttcttcttattgaaCACACAATTGTCCATACCTCTACTTTTCAGATCTCAAAAGCTTGGAATCTAAAGGGTATAAGTAACTATAAGAAAATACCCAGAAAAGATAGAAACTTGGACATAATAATGCATAAATGGACAACACAAACAAACAAGATTAGTAAAAAAGCATGAAAATTACAGACCGGTATCTTTGCAGTCAAGAAGCTGAACAAGCAAAACTGTTGAGCACTGAAAGAAACTGCGGTTCTATAATAGAACTAGAATTCAACTGAGAAAATACTATAGTTTTGCCCCAATAAAGAAATATTGGTAGTTTTTTGATAAACGAAAATGAGAGAAGGTGTTTTCTCTATTTTCCTGCAaagttagagagagagagagataggagGGGAGGCGGGGGGTATATTTTGGGTTATAGTTTCTCTAAATCCCAAGTCCCAACTGCATGTGTGTTAGTATACTATGGTTAGTTAAGGGTTTAAAGGGTTAAAAATTTAACCATGGTTGGGTTAGTACAGGAACATGCTTTTTCGTGATATAGATTTGTTTGAGAAATAGTCGGCAGTGATcctatttttttcgttttttcattttcttgttaatgtgaaaaagaaaattttacttTGACACGTGTTTCAGAAAGGATGACAAAACATGTGCACCCTTAAATCTTAATAGGACTGCGTAAAAATACTACTGTATAGTATAAAGATCTAATCCTATTAATTTGTCTATTTACGATAAGCACGAATTTTCTTTCAATCAGAAGCAGTTTTCCAAGTGTCAGAAAATTATTTATCACTTACTATCAAATATCTACTCACTTTTCATTTCATGATTCTGTATAGTGAAATGAAAAAAACGTGGCCTTGGTTACGACGACATAATTTTGAAAATAGTACTTATCAGATTTAATCTAATATTTTCCCTTAATTTAAATTTACGTTCATCTGAATCTATTTACGATGAGGATAggttttaaataaaaaattactCATTTTGCCCCAAAATGCTATACAATTTTACATTTATATTCTATCTTAGCTTACGACGAGTCGTTTAACATTTTTAGACATCATGTTTGgtcatatatataaatttttgctCAATTTCATCAAAAATTGATAATAGTTATTGATGATCAACATCTTAAGACGGATTATTTTTCATTTATATTAGTTCTTGTTCAATTTGATCAACTTTTgatattaaaaataaattgatGGTTTTTCTCTATAATTTGTGAAGATTTGACATGACTTCCTAATTTTAAAGGAAAGGGTATGGTATAACATTTTGGTGCTATTTCCTTAATACCTCAGACAGAGATATCAGCATATCGTCAAAAAACACATAGTTTACCTATCCACCTTGCACTCAAATCTCTGTTACACATCTGTTGATCATGAGTATAATTTTACACATTAAACCTTTCAAATGTGTGTCAATTACACACTAATTTTGACCAGCCTAGTTAATATTCAATGTTGTGTATGCACGCGCTTATTTCAATTAAAAAATGATTCTTTAATTAAAATGGACAACCCGACCTTTTTTTAATCTCGACCCAAAAAAATCCGACTCGGTCGATTAAAAACAACTCCTCGACCAAATTAACAAACATAATTCCATTTTCACCAAAATGTTCTTCAGCCCTAACCTTTGAAGGTGACTCCGACGAGAACACGTCTGGTATTTGTTGCTGTTACTTTCGTCATTTTCAAATTAATATTCTCATTTTAGGTTGTTCAATCGTTTTGATTTAGATGGGTGGGTCGAAACAGTTAGGGTTTATTTGGACCCGAATACTCCATTCAATATGAACCCTAATACGAGAATTGACAGAAGAATAATTATGTATTGCACTTTGATTGAACAAATATAACCAGCTTGAAAATATTAGATGTGGAAGGTAAAGATGGGGGTTGGATTTTTCTGAAATTGATTCCTCTTAatttgaagaagatgaaaatgGTTGCTTTTAATAAGAAGCAGATAAAGAAGAGCGTTAGGGTTTGGAAAATGGGCCCGATTCCAATAATTAGCCGTTGTAATTTGTCAAGTGAGGCAGAAAAGCACTTTTCACGCTCCACATTGGTCGTGTTTCACACGTCTTAGAGGCTGGTAAAAAGTAGTGTGCAATTGACTCACATTTGAAAGGTTTGGTGTGTAAAGTTATACATGTGGTCAACATGTGTGTAACATAGATTTAATTGAAAGGTGAATGGGTAAACTATGTATTTCGCCCGCCTTTTTCTAatcttttatttattaatttattttatcttttactTTTCCTCCTTAATAAAGCAATGTGAATAGAAAGTGACAATATGATGCCATTGTCAACCATGTGATAATAGATGGTTGGATATTAAGTGTAGTAAAAGCGCTAAAGCGAAAAGGAAATCCTAGGTGAGAAAAAAGAAGGGATTAGTCTTTTGATTTTGTCCATTTGGAGCTTTTGATGTAGATTAAGGGACAAATAAAGCTTTAACAACACACTAATAGGTCAAATTGAGTAGAATCTAAGGCTCCTACGGGTTACGGGTGGTAATTGATTCCTAAACCAAGTGCTTCATTAATATGTGGGGCTACCCTAATTACTTCTTTTTTATTACGTGGGACCCCATCTCGGTCCCACTTGTAAATCATTAAACTAAAATTCAACAAATGCCTTAACGTATATTAAGAAATGTAGCTAAAAAAACAATATAAAACAAAAAGATAAGtaaaataagagaagaagagataattttcttatttcattAAGTATTCAAGTCTATTACAAAATGAATTCTTATCCTCTATTTATAGTACTACGTAGAGGTATACCAAAAGAATTACATAAATATGACATTAAGCATTTGAAATCATGATGGAAGATCATGGGAGAGGTATGGGAGTTACAACCATAACTCATAAGTAGTAGAGTAGTGGGAGTTATAGAGATAATGGAGAAGAGTAATGGGTATTACTCATTTGGTGGTTATGGACATCCaccataattatattttataacatTCTCTCTTGGATGTCCATAATAacgtgcctcgttaaaaccttactaaaAAAATCCCCCGTGGAAAAAAAATCTTAATGAAGGAAAAATAGTACACATCTTGTAATACGTATTATttgctgcctcgttaaaaaccttgctagaaAAACCCAGTGGGATAAAACCTCagctaaggaaaaaagagtgtgGCGCATATCTTACTCCGCTTGTTGAAAACATCACTTTAGTTTTCGAAAATGATGCATTCCAATACCGTATACCGGCTTCTCAAATGCTGGGGTTGGTAATGATTCATTGAATAGATCCACCAAATTATCAATTAAATAAATTTGTTGAACGTCTATATCACCAATCTGTTGAAGATCATGTCCGAAAAGAACTGTGGTGAAATGTGCTttattttgttgccttctttATATCCTTTTTCCAATTGAGATAAGCAAACATCATTATCTTCAGTATTATTGGAATCTTCTCTTCAAAGAAAAGTCACACGTCTATTGTGTGTTGAGTCCCTTGCTTTATCAGTTGTTTATCTTGGCATGACTTGAATAAATATCAATAATTAATTGTCTTGTAAAATGATAATATGGCAGTACTCTCACATGCAAATAGATTGTTTGAAGAACGAACTTTAGAAAAATGCATGTATTTGCATAACCAACAAAATCTTGGCAATATTTGTTAGAATAAACAAATCTATCAATGATTCTCTTGTAATATATTACTAATTGCATTCCAGTGTCTCCATATCGAATTAAAGttaaatcttgttagtttaacgTTATACTCAAGGTTCTAGCAAGAAACATAAGTGCACTCAGTGCACTAAGACACAATAATAAATCATATATGTCATATATGGATTGCTGAAGCTTTATTTAACAAAAATTTCGGGAACCTCTATATGTTTCAAAACAgtttaaatccttcaaggatttTTATTATACGCATATCAAAATTTTCATGTATTGTCATATTAAAACCTAAACATAATTTCATCCACCACAAGAGAACCTGTCTCCATATAACTAATGCCAGGATATTTACGAAAAATCGTGTGCCACAAATCGTCTTTATTTCTATTGACGTGATTTTCACTTCACTATTTGCACAATGGACTATCCAGCCAATTTCATATTTTTCAGGTGAAGTCAATTTTTATTGAGTATTTttcatttggccaatcatttatctaTCCAAATTCTATGACAAATTTGAGCTCAAGATCttcgtcaatattaataatattgggCGCTACATTATATCAACAAATgatcattttatatcggttccatagttatccaataaagatataacttattgagatctctttatctcattattttcaggtacctgagcctctcccatgaggaTTTATAAAGTGTTATGTCATGGTGCTCTTCTAAAGCACTTGCCTCTTTATTATAACCATCTTGAACATTTGCTCAtatccttcttcaaggagtttggaACCGATTAGTTTGTTACGCTTCATGCATGCAATAAACTTTGTCCATCATGAacttattctatttggagcattaacaactgaaatatgacatttagctttgggtcagtaAATACGCTTgacaatattttgtaaatgattatcacttgaacttcaagttcacatTTTCTCGTATGAGGATCTAGACGTACTCATAATAATTCATTCCGCGTATCACTTTTTCAGCTACCCAATTTctcccctaatgttgggatcaccaacacatatcTCAACCTTCTTTGAGAACCCATCTTTGTACATTGTGGTGggataattaaatcatatagcacatctaTATTTCTAGATAAAacttatttggttcctgaccctgaaccaattgtgatagggagaatttatcataacttggctagatgcgtacaagtgttgTTGTATGTTAAATAATACATCCCATAACCAAtggtttagctataattggaggcatacaatttctacTAAACCAACTTAGatttaaaccagcattatcaagataaatcatcataatttatattctagaactatgctctaataatttgagcaagcaaccttgcaaaagccaaactgcaagttgataacaaactAACTTGTGAccatagaatagatgcatctattaaattcatataatagtaaacggttcacatggcaggtgactggacccatatatatatatatatatatatatatatatatatatatatatatatatatcatcttTTATTCGTTCCAGATTTtaagggattcaatcccaaccttaactagtatatcatgagaataagcaacacaaaagaattcttgaagaatcttttatttctttaatataTGCCAATCTGAATTCTCAATTaattttcgcatcataattgaaccgagatCGCCAACCGATCATGCCAACTAATATTTATTtcagtaaacctctagtttacttgtcgCATATGATTTCATCATCATGCTTATACAtctgtagtacaaatagaagaaaagtcgggtaacctttcatatttatcCGGTATGATTATTgtaatatgaagatattcaatcttcttttcatttatagtctcaatatgccaaccaCTTTGGTTAATATAACCATAACTCTATAATTATTTGAGTAGTGAGAGTTACGGAGATAATGGAGAAGAATAGTGAGTATTACCTATTTGGTGGTTATGGACATCCaccataattatattttataacaatttttattttgaaattttcttttcagtatgcttttttttttattttaaaaaaaggtACACTTGCTCATTTTTCATTAAAAGAGATTATATTTTGTTGAATTAGAACTTCCGAGTACATTAAAACTCTGAATTACAAGAAGTTCTTTCAATCATCTCGCATCTAACTTAACTATATGCCATTGTTTGGTTCATACGTGGGATAAACTAGGATATCTTATGGCAAAAATATCAGACAAttaatttttttcactttttatatagaataattaatctcatcattttgataaataaatatATCTCATCATTAACTAATATCCATAATCAAACAGATAAAAAAATTTAATATATCATATTTTATCTgataaccaaacgaccccttggCTCTTCAAACTAAGCATTTCTAGTTTTCTAGGAGAGTTTGTTCAAACGAGCTGAAATACCTCTTCAGATATTCATTAATCAAAGAAAATGTTCCAAAGCCGATTTGTCTTTAATAAActatttataaatttaaatttgCAATTGTCTCTCAACT
Proteins encoded in this window:
- the LOC104230424 gene encoding transcription factor MTB1-like encodes the protein MGTGNMSWSDEDKATVAAVLGKEAFEYLISSSVSAECSLMAIGNDQNLQNKLSELVERPNATNFSWNYAIFWQISRSKSGELVLGWGDGCCREPKEGEECEVKRIFNLRLEDGAQQRMRKRVLQKLHMLFGGTDEDNYAIGLDRVTDTEMFFLASMYFSFPRGEGGPGKCFGSGKHLWLSDALKSPLNYCARSFLAKSAGMQTIVLIPTDVGVVELGSVRSIPESLELLQSIKSCFSSFLVRAKQAAGIAVVTEKKDANNSPFSRSAFSERPDGTPKIFGHDLNSGTHFREKLAVRKAEERPWDIYPNGNRMPFMNGRNGLHAASWAQFSNVKPVKPVELYCPQTPPAHNLQELVNGGREEFHLNNFQHQKPARMQIDFTGATSRPIISPSHTVESEHSDVEASCKEDRVGLVDEKRPRKRGRKPANGREEPLNHVEAERQRREKLNQRFYALRAVVPNISKMDKASLLGDAIAYITEMQKKLRDMESERELRLGSTSRDAMAAEDGPNSEIQIRGPDINIEAANDEVIVRVSCPLETHPISRVIQTFKEAQINVVESKLSAGNGTVFHTFVLKSSGSEQLTKEKLLAALSSESDSLRQFSPVGQ